The nucleotide sequence GCTTAGGTGAGTCACATACTAGAACTAGGTTTTTGTTCTCTCCTCTAAAAAATGAAAGGGTCagaataaatgatctctaaagagcTTCCCAGATCGAATAGGCCACAAATCGACTAATttctcagaaagatgtcttctaGGCACAGGGGTAAGGACTGCCCACCAACCTGGGTGACTCTCACAGCCTGGACACCATCTACTATCCAGGCCTGGCCAGTTCTCAACCAAAAATGGCTCCTGACCTCAAGGGTATTGCTCAATCAAAGAAAATCCACATTGAgcaaggagaggaaggagagaaggtcctcccctcctcccacagccCCGTCCCTAATCACTCTCCAGTAGGGCCTGCCTTTTGCTCCCTATGGGGCCTTCTCAGCTTCTCTGTCGCTCAGCACATCCTGACAGCTGCTAAAGAGACCCTTAAAGGTACTAGTGGAAGGCCAAGGGAGCAGTGATATCAGGAGAATCAGCATGGCTGACCAGACATCCCTCAGTAGCCTCTAAGCAGGCCTCTTTCGTAGACTTTCTCCACAAGGACAGCCCCTAACAAGTCTGAAACAGGCCCCAGGTATCTCCCAGGTGGGGAAAAAGAGGGGCAGGCGAGTCATCGGTCACCCAGAGTGAGTTCATGTCGAGTCAGTCCAACCAACATTTATTTGAAAGGCAAAGCAGAATGGCGGATTGacctctggatttggagtcagggagaactGAATCAAAATCCCAAATCCAATACTGACTAgtagtatgaccctgggaaagtcccttaactaATCTGAGCCCTggtttcctataaaatgaaggaattatggCCAGGGTCTCAAAGGACCTATCTAGTTCCAAATCCACAATCTTATTTGGTTTGAGAGTCTCGATGACTCTTGGTGACTCTCACAGCCTGGGACCCCCACTCCCATTCATGGGGAGCCCAAACTGGGGACCCAGCATTTCTCTGCCTCGAGGCCTAGACCCATTGTGGACTTGGAGTGACAGCAACAGAGACtcttagagatgaaagggattgGAGGACCGTCTAGCACAACCCCCTcactttgcagaggaggaaagagagactcAGAAGGAAATCACTTACTCAATATCCTGTAGCCAATTAGTGGCGGGACCAAGACTAGAGCCGAGGTGCCCTGCCTTCTGCTTCTTTCCCCCATACCCTGATTTGTCTTACAGGTCTATGTGTCCGAGATCTCCCATCCTGGAGTTCGAGGGGCTCTAGGGGCTACGCCCCAGATCATGGCCGTCTTTGGGTCCCTCTTGCTTTATGCTCTGGGCAAGTATCTTTTCTGGAGCGGGGGGGTTGGATAAATCAATCAATCCTGACCCCCAGAACTTTTACTGAGTACAAAATACCTTCCAAGCCCTGTTCACTGCTGTGATTGCTTCGATGGGTCTCTAGCTTAACTGAACAAAGTGTTTGCTTTGTGAGCTCAGGGAGCTCATAGCTTAGTGGGGAGACGGGAAACACGAGAAGATAACTAATAATGCAGACTGGACTCAGAGTTCACCACCTGGGGTTATATGGTACCCCCAGGGGCAGCTAGAAGGCTGAActtaagagtcaagaagacctgggttcaaattctgcctcaaatactttTTTGGTAAGTCGcttaatctctcagcctcagttttgtcatctgtaaaatgaggataatagcccctacctcacaGCATTCTGAGGATTTAGGTGCTTTATAAGTTTttaggttctatataaatgctagctattattctcATCAATAGGTATGGGAATATTTGGTCAATAGTTATATTCTGCTGAAATTTCCTAGGATTTATTTACTTTCATATTAAATGGGGGAACAGAAAAGTATAAGGAAAGCTAAGAGTACAGGGAACAGAAATTGTTGCTGATAGTGTatacagtgatttccaaagtgggcgccaccgccccctggtgggtgctacagtgatccaggaaagctgtgatggccacaggtgcatttatctttcctattaattgctataaaattttttttaattaatttccagagggctaagtaatattttttctggaaagggggcggtaggccaaaaaagtttgggaaccactggtgtataATTAGGGCCATATGAGGAGTGCGAGCAGCAAGCACCAGAGAAGGAGAGGTCCCTGTGGCCTGAAGTGGTCAAAGAAGGCTTCTCCGAggattctgccttggaatccccAGCCTGGCGTTCCTGGGACCCCAGGGAGGTGTGGAGAGGGATAACACGGGCTGTGACTAGCGCCTCCTGTTCCCCCACACAAACCCCCCAGGCTTGTCCCAGCAcctcctctcactttcttctgcCCTCGCTCCCTAGGCTTGAAAGTGCCCTGGCGCTGGCTGGCAGTGGCTGGAGAGGTGCCCGTATTCGTCATGATGGTACTTCTGTGCTTTATGCCCAACTCCCCTCGATTCCTCCTCTCCCAGGGCAAGGAGGAGGAGGCCCTGGAAGCCCTGGCCTGGCTCCGAGGAAGGGACACAGACTTCCACAGAGAATTCCAGCAGATCCAGAACAGTGTCCAGCAGCAGGTAAGAAAACTAAGCACCAGCAGGAGGATCACGTGGGAAAGACCCGAATCCAAgcactcttttttttaagcccttccctttcatctcagaatcaatactaagtattgcttcctaggcagaagagtggtcagggctaggcaatggggttaatgacttgcccagggtcacatagtaagttttTGGTGttaaatctgaacccaagacctcctgcctagaggcctggttctctatccactgagtcatataGCTGCCCTAGtccatgtgcttttttttttttttttaaacctttaccttccatcttagaatcaatacttatagtatatattggttccaaggcagaagagcagtaagggctaggcattgggggtcaagtgacttgcccagggtcacactgctaggacgtgtctgagtccagatttgaacctaggacctcccatctctaggcctggctctcaacccactgagctacccagatgccctctCCCTgtcctttcaaaaaaaaataatttgataactatattgctatataaatggtTTTCCTTGtagtcttatgtattttattcatttaaaaacaattctatGGAAAGAAGTTTTGAATGAtaacatgcataacccagtggaaaagcttgtcagctttgggaggggacaggaaagggggaaggatcatgtaaccatggaaaaatatctttaaaataaaataaaataaacaaaagcataattctgagaaagggtcctcAGGTTTCCCCAAGCAGATGAAAAGTTGAGAAGCCCTAGACTAGAAGGACCAGGGGCTCCTGCTTCAATGGAAGCTACCAGCTGACCCATCTGAAGCCTTCTAAAATCTTGGTGTGGGGGCAGCTgtggtagctaagtggattgcgaatcaggcccagagacaggaggtcctggatatttcttagctgtgtgaccctgggcaagtcatttaaccccattgcctagcccagtgattcccaaagtgggtgctactgcccccctggtgggtgctgcagcgatccagggggagtggtgatggccacaggtgcatttatctttcctattaattcctattaaaattttaaaaaattaatttccagggacactaagtaatattttttctggaaagggggcagtaagccaaaaaagtctgggaaccactgatctagtccttaccactcttctgccttggaaccaatacttagtattgagtctaaggcagaaggtaagggtttaataaataaaataaaacctcagaGCTCCTCCTCATGGGCCTTCTTTCATCGGGCTGCCTGATTTGCACCTCAGTAGTATTTCCAATGCTCCCGTTCATCCCCCTTCGGAGAGGATGGCCAGAACTATAACTCACAATTCTGTGGGGtcgggggagagggggagaaggtaAGGACAGAGAGATGAGACGCTGGGACAGCCCGAGCGCGGTGCTGCGGGGGCTGCTGTTAGGGAAGAGAGCGCGCCTCAGCCCCTGCCCAATGTCTCCAGAGCAGCGGACTGTCGTGGGCGGAGCTGCGGGACCCTTTCATCTACAAGCCCATCGCCATCGCAGTCCTGATGCGGTTCCTGCAGCAGCTCACGGGGGTCACGCCCATCCTGGTGTACCTGCAGTCTATCTTCCACAGCACGGCAGTCCTGCTGGTGAGAGCGGTCCTGGCCCTGCCCCGTGCCACCTGCCCAGCATCCACCTATCCCTATGGCTAGAAGCCTGGGGGGAGGCTTGAAGGGGGCCACCAGGGCCTGAAACCCCACCACTGGAGGGGCTCCTCTGGGTTAAGGCTCTGTTTCCAGAAGGCCCCTGTGACCCTAAAGCCATTTCTTGGACGACAGGCACACTCACCCCCCAAACCAAGCAGCCTAGATTGAACCAGCGGCTGGGCTAGCAGAAGGAGAGCCCAAGGAAACGGGGCGTGGATCGGGATGGTTTGACGGGCAGGGGTCAGGCCAAGTGTAGCGCTTCCCCTTCTTCACAATTTGGCTGGGGAAGCCTGAATGCCCAGGCTCCGTCTCGGGCCACTCCACTGAAGCGGAGGATCCCAGATCAGAAATCCCCGAACAGCCCGAGTCCCCTCCCTGATCCCAGCGTTCCCTCGTCTCATCCTCCATGAGATTCGGAAGCCACGGACAGGCCGATGGCCTCCCTTAAATCCTGGGAAGCCCTAGCCTGGATCCTGAAAAGGCAGGAGAGGAGGCGGGGTCTGTGAGCTCCCATAACCCCGCTCCCGTGTGTCCCAGCCCCCAGAGGAGGACGCTGCCATTGTGGGGGCCGTGAGGCTTGTCTCGGTGCTCATCGCAGCCACCACCATGGACAAAGCAGGCCGGAAGATTCTTCTCTTTGTCTCAGGTATGACCACAGCTCcattccctccctcctgccccaGATAAGGGCACTCCCCTCTCCCACCCTCGTCCCCGGCTTTCACACCTCCTTGTCCTCTCGGTTTACAGCCTCCATTATGTTCGTGGCCAACCTGGTCCTGGGACTCTACGTCCACTTCAGTCCACAGCCGCCAGCCCCCAACACCACCGTGGATCTGAGCCATGGAGCCCTTGAGGCCTCGGGGTCAGGAAGCTACCTTATGCTGATTCCCCTCTTGGCCACCATGCTCTTCATCATGGGTATGGGCTTCCTAAACGTCCATGGCCGGGGAAGGGGCAGGAAGGAGGGGTGTCGAGGGTGGGAGCTCATCTCTCAGGACATCCCCTGGGCCTGGGGCAGTTCTGTGCTTAATGCCCTGCCTGGCACCCAAAAAAGTGAGTCTGGCATGAAAGCCCTATTTTGGAAGGCCCTGTGGTTGTGTAGATGCTGTGCATTTCTAAAGTGCACGTGTGAGTTTGTGAATGTCTACGTGGAACAGGGGCCTGGGGGCCTGGTCTGTGCATGCACACCTGTGGGGGGAGCTGGTACACATGGCATGGAGCCAGAAGGTAATAAGAAACCCTGCAGCTGGGGACCATGCGCTGACAGTACCAGGAGACCCGTCTGACTAGAAGGTTCCCAAGATGGAGGATAGGGAGCAGGGGGGGTTCTTTTCACAGAACTGGTCTCGCTCCCTCTCTTTCCATCAGGCTATGCCATGGGCTGGGGCCCCATCACATGGCTCCTCATGTCTGAGATCCTCCCACTGAAGGCCCGAGGGGTGGCCTCTGGGCTCTGTGTGTTGGTCAGCTGGCTCACGGCCTTCGTGCTCACCAAGTCCTTCCTCCTGGTGGTGGTGAGTCCCTCTGGCCTCAGTCACAAGCACagaaatgggagggagagggagagagctcTTCAAAGGGATTCCATCCTGTTCTGTCAGGGGCTCCAGCCCCTAGTCAGACAGGTgaaacttgttcattcattcgttcattagTACATTTGATCAAATAGCATTTGTTAAGGACTTGATATCCATAAGGCACTCTGCAGGGTGTTGGGGACCCAGTCTGCTCTTGTGGAGTTGAGTATCTTAAAAGCAGAGGGAAAGAGTTAAACAAATATAAGGCAAAATGTGATGCAGCAAAAGCACAAGTAAGGAGGGCAGCAATTTAGGAGTCACTCACTACTAGCCTCTCACTGCTAGCTGCCAGGGTAGATGGGAACTGAGGAATTTGCTCCCTCCAACCCAAATATCAAGTCTGAAGGACTTGCTGGTAAAGTGATGATCCCCTGGGCCTCTGTTCACCTGTGGTGGAGAAGGAACAATGTATGGTGAAGAAGGAAGAGTCCCTTATTGGTGGCAAGTGTCAGAGAAGCCACTTTTAGGAAGGAAGCAGCATTCAGGCCAGGCCTCAAAGAGAAGACTGCCTAGGTTACATGCTAAAAAGGGGAAAGTCAGGAGCAGTCAGAGAGGTAAGGAAACCTTGCTTGTAATAAACCTATGAAATGTTTATGAACTTGGGGAGTAAAAGTTTGTGGCAAATTGTATGAGCCATTTCACTGGTGCAGAGGGTCAAGTGAAATAGTGTGAGATAAGGTCAGAAAGGCAGGTTGGGCCTTGAAGGGCCAGGCTGAGCAGATGAGGTCTTGCCCATTAGGCAAGGGGGAGCCCGGGAATGTTTCTGTGTGAGGCCAGAATGTAAGGAAGGCAACCCTAAGCCTGCTTGTGAAGCAACAATTTCCGTACACTTTCATGACTAGTGCTTCCTGTGGTGGTAGGGAGGAAAGTCTGGCTCTACATGCAACAAATTGATACTATCTGGGCTCTTCTCATCCATTCCTTTTTCTGTCCCCTCTATTCTACAGAATGCTTTTGGCCTTCAGGTCCCATTTTACTTCTTTGCTGCCATCTGTCTGGTGAATCTGGTCTTCACAGGCTGCTGCGTGCCAGAAACCAGGCGGCGGTCCTTGGAACAAATCGAATCATTCTTCCGGACAGGGCAAAGGTCATTCCTGAGATAGGCAGGTGCTTCAGCCTCCCAGGCCAGGAGAAGGGATCAGGCTCTGGGACACGAGGGGTTCCTCAGAAGCAGGACTCGGGAGGTATTAGCAATGCCAGGTGGAATTGGGAAATACAGAGAGATCTACTACATTCTGGCCAAGAAGTGGTTCCCAGCTCTAAGTCACCAGAGATTCCTGGTCTTGGCCTCGTGTTACATATGGCAGATTTGAATGTGGTCCTTCCCCTCTACCTGGAGACCACAATGCCCCCAAATGGCTAGATTCTGTGGACCAAACAAGCATATCCCAGGAAGAAGTCCAGAGACAAGGGGCTAGCTCTTAACCAATCGGGATTAAGGAATCGAGATCAGAGAGAACATTGGAAAAGGAGTGAGAAGTACCAGATCgtaatcctggctctgccactgaccttggacaagtagcTTCACCCCTTTCTTACCCTGTACAATGGGCATCCTAATTCCTCCCTTGCCTGCTCCATTCACAACAGAGCAAGCCTgaggatcaaagaaaataatgaatttggcTGTATTTTGGAAACCATGGAGACTTGCAATGCCACAAGAAATTTTTGTTAACGATTGGTATGTAACTTTAGGGGAATGAGTTCTGGGGGCTGGTGAAGCACGGACCTACTCACCAATACGTGGTCCATGAATGTTACCTGGGACGTTTCTCAAAGACCCCAGAGACCCAAAGGGGAAGCAGAACATGTTCAATACCTCCATCTAGAAACAGGCCCTATGAGCTTACAGTGGAGCTGTTGAACTTAAACCCGAGAATGGGTGGAAAGCTGTGTCCTAGCTCTATGAGTTTTTCCCCACTGACCTCACATTGGGAAGTAGAGGAGCTGGCCAGTCCACAGTCTCATTAGAGGGaacaaagagaatgaaaacaCCCTCCCTGCTGCTCAAAACTCACACAAATTCCATAAGAAGTCCATGTCTAAAATCTTTTATAAATGatgtattttatgcatatttTCACTGGGGTTGTGTCACAGTAAGGCTGAATTGTCCCAAGTCATCCACATCCATTTGCCCAAATGTCTCATGATtaataaattt is from Gracilinanus agilis isolate LMUSP501 chromosome 2, AgileGrace, whole genome shotgun sequence and encodes:
- the SLC2A6 gene encoding solute carrier family 2, facilitated glucose transporter member 6 isoform X1; the encoded protein is MEQPLLGSETPDYETFSESPPPTLSSFPRTLKNKRLFLATFAAVLGNFSFGYALVYTSPVIPALERSPNPALRMNKTESSWFGSVFTLGAAAGGLSAMVLNDLLGRKLSIMFSAVPSVIGYALMAGAQGLWMLLLGRTLTGFAGGLTAACIPVYVSEISHPGVRGALGATPQIMAVFGSLLLYALGLKVPWRWLAVAGEVPVFVMMVLLCFMPNSPRFLLSQGKEEEALEALAWLRGRDTDFHREFQQIQNSVQQQSSGLSWAELRDPFIYKPIAIAVLMRFLQQLTGVTPILVYLQSIFHSTAVLLPPEEDAAIVGAVRLVSVLIAATTMDKAGRKILLFVSASIMFVANLVLGLYVHFSPQPPAPNTTVDLSHGALEASGSGSYLMLIPLLATMLFIMGYAMGWGPITWLLMSEILPLKARGVASGLCVLVSWLTAFVLTKSFLLVVNAFGLQVPFYFFAAICLVNLVFTGCCVPETRRRSLEQIESFFRTGQRSFLR
- the SLC2A6 gene encoding solute carrier family 2, facilitated glucose transporter member 6 isoform X2, with the translated sequence MEQPLLGSETPDYETFSESPPPTLSSFPRTLKNKRLFLATFAAVLGNFSFGYALVYTSPVIPALERSPNPALRMNKTESSWFGSVFTLGAAAGGLSAMVLNDLLGRKLSIMFSAVPSVIGYALMAGAQGLWMLLLGRTLTGFAGGLTAACIPVYVSEISHPGVRGALGATPQIMAVFGSLLLYALGLKVPWRWLAVAGEVPVFVMMVLLCFMPNSPRFLLSQGKEEEALEALAWLRGRDTDFHREFQQIQNSVQQQSSGLSWAELRDPFIYKPIAIAVLMRFLQQLTGVTPILVYLQSIFHSTAVLLPPEEDAAIVGAVRLVSVLIAATTMDKAGRKILLFVSGYAMGWGPITWLLMSEILPLKARGVASGLCVLVSWLTAFVLTKSFLLVVNAFGLQVPFYFFAAICLVNLVFTGCCVPETRRRSLEQIESFFRTGQRSFLR